A part of Candidatus Delongbacteria bacterium genomic DNA contains:
- a CDS encoding glycosyl hydrolase, with protein MRTLIRHGRVGLLLLGAAGALWMSRSRWSGEQPLTLEQSRQLARELKHSLRPDAQPNSLPNEWQFRMVAWPDEEISLDAVNRVRRQARVLRERPSATPRAIWQQAGPLNVGGRVTDIALDLQDTSRVFVGSAAGGVFRTTDAGANWTAVFQEEGALAIGDVALDPQDGQTVWVGTGESNSSSYGFPGNGLWKSTDGGDHWQPAGLDSSFYIGRIVVDPQDSQRIWVAAMGRLYGTGGQRGVYRSVDGGQSWTRTLFVNDSTSATDLALDPQNPQRIYAATWQRLRTLTTRISGGPGSRVWRSDDGGVTWAPMDSGLPTPGMLGRPAIAVAPGDPQRVYVSFADDPGYFMGLWRSDNGGDSFTATNSSALNNIYSNFGWYFGNLRVDPLDPDHVLALGVTWWRSLDGGANYNRLAYALHVDFHAMERHPLNGRWWVGNDGGLYTSLNLATWVHFVNLPLTQFYTVEIDPVQPERLYGGTQDNGTIRTLSGQLDDWDDILGGDGFHVIVHPSVPDLIFAEYQWGSLYRSTNGGGSFSSSISGISTGDRRNWNTPVVLDPVETDVLYYGTQRVWRSTNLGLSWSAVSGDLTSGFSGDAGFNTITSIAVSPLDNAVIWAGCDDGRLARTLNHGSSWQDVSSSLVTRWISDVVADPHHVQGAIVSLGGLRWNDPQPHIYRTWDAGAHWTPISAGLPDAPVYALAIDPADSLRIWVGAETGCYTTADGGQSWSETAPGLPLGPVMDLDFHPGTRQLVAGTHGRSAFRLFVDDTGDDVPVVHIRLVGNAVRLSWSPIAGASGYGVYASESGFFPGVAGELLTSTADTLLALPIEVAQPMRFFRVRSQFP; from the coding sequence GAACCGCGTGCGCCGCCAGGCCCGCGTGCTGCGTGAGCGCCCTTCGGCCACTCCCCGGGCAATCTGGCAACAGGCGGGACCCCTGAACGTGGGCGGACGGGTCACCGACATCGCCCTGGACCTGCAGGATACCAGCAGGGTCTTCGTGGGCAGTGCGGCCGGCGGCGTGTTCCGTACCACCGATGCGGGAGCGAACTGGACAGCCGTGTTCCAGGAAGAAGGCGCGCTGGCGATCGGGGACGTGGCCCTGGACCCACAGGATGGACAGACCGTCTGGGTGGGCACGGGCGAAAGCAATTCGTCCAGTTACGGCTTTCCGGGCAATGGCCTGTGGAAGAGTACGGATGGTGGCGATCACTGGCAGCCCGCCGGACTGGATTCCAGCTTCTACATCGGTCGGATCGTGGTGGATCCGCAGGATTCGCAGCGGATCTGGGTGGCTGCCATGGGTCGACTCTACGGCACCGGAGGGCAACGGGGCGTCTACCGCAGCGTCGATGGTGGCCAGAGCTGGACCCGGACGCTCTTCGTCAACGACAGCACCAGCGCCACGGATCTGGCTCTCGACCCCCAGAATCCCCAGCGGATCTACGCCGCCACCTGGCAGCGCCTGCGCACGCTCACGACGCGCATCAGCGGAGGACCGGGCTCCCGGGTCTGGCGCAGTGACGATGGGGGAGTCACCTGGGCGCCCATGGATTCCGGCCTGCCCACGCCGGGCATGCTGGGCCGCCCCGCGATCGCGGTGGCCCCCGGTGATCCACAGCGGGTCTACGTGAGTTTCGCCGATGACCCGGGGTACTTCATGGGCCTCTGGCGCAGCGACAACGGGGGCGACAGTTTCACGGCGACCAACTCGAGTGCGCTGAACAACATCTACAGCAATTTCGGCTGGTACTTCGGCAATCTGCGGGTGGACCCGCTGGATCCCGATCACGTGCTCGCGCTGGGCGTCACCTGGTGGCGCAGTCTGGATGGAGGGGCCAACTACAATCGACTGGCCTACGCGCTGCATGTGGACTTTCACGCCATGGAGCGCCATCCGCTGAACGGGCGCTGGTGGGTCGGCAACGACGGCGGGCTGTATACCAGCCTGAATCTGGCCACCTGGGTCCACTTCGTCAACCTGCCGCTGACCCAGTTCTACACGGTGGAAATCGATCCGGTCCAGCCGGAGCGCCTGTACGGCGGCACTCAGGACAATGGCACGATCCGCACTCTCAGCGGGCAGCTGGACGACTGGGATGACATTCTGGGCGGCGACGGGTTTCACGTGATCGTACACCCCAGCGTGCCCGATCTGATCTTCGCCGAATACCAGTGGGGCAGTCTGTACCGCAGCACGAATGGTGGAGGATCGTTCTCGAGCTCCATCTCGGGCATATCCACGGGTGACCGGCGCAACTGGAACACCCCGGTGGTGCTGGACCCGGTGGAGACCGACGTCCTGTATTACGGCACCCAACGGGTCTGGCGCAGCACCAATCTTGGACTGAGCTGGAGCGCCGTCTCCGGGGATCTCACGTCCGGATTCAGTGGCGATGCGGGATTCAACACCATCACGTCCATCGCGGTGTCGCCCCTGGACAACGCTGTGATCTGGGCCGGTTGCGACGACGGGCGTCTGGCCCGCACCCTGAATCACGGCAGCAGCTGGCAGGACGTCAGTTCGTCACTCGTGACTCGCTGGATCTCCGACGTGGTGGCGGATCCGCATCACGTTCAAGGCGCCATCGTGAGTCTGGGCGGGCTGCGCTGGAACGACCCTCAGCCCCACATCTACCGCACCTGGGATGCCGGGGCCCACTGGACTCCGATCAGTGCCGGACTGCCCGATGCACCCGTCTACGCCCTGGCCATCGATCCGGCCGACAGCCTGCGGATCTGGGTGGGCGCCGAAACCGGGTGTTACACCACGGCCGATGGTGGCCAGAGCTGGTCCGAAACAGCCCCCGGCCTGCCCCTCGGCCCCGTGATGGATCTGGACTTTCACCCCGGCACGCGCCAGCTGGTGGCTGGCACCCACGGGCGCAGCGCGTTCCGGTTGTTCGTGGATGATACGGGTGATGACGTGCCCGTGGTGCACATCCGCCTTGTGGGCAATGCGGTCCGCCTGTCCTGGTCGCCCATCGCGGGGGCCAGCGGGTACGGTGTATACGCCAGCGAGTCGGGCTTCTTCCCGGGTGTGGCGGGAGAGTTGCTGACCTCCACCGCGGATACCCTGCTTGCGCTGCCCATCGAGGTGGCCCAGCCCATGCGCTTCTTCCGGGTTCGCAGCCAGTTTCCATGA
- a CDS encoding GNAT family N-acetyltransferase has protein sequence MHFRILLPEDLPALRALWEACPGIRLREADRPEAIAAYLALNPGLSFVAEDEGRVVGGVIAGHDGRRGSLQHVVVEAGHRRRGLGRTLVRHCLDALAAEGILKSHIYIQLNNTGAEAFWRSCGWFLRDDIKMFSCVHGDNPDA, from the coding sequence ATGCACTTTCGAATCCTGCTTCCGGAGGATCTGCCTGCCCTGCGCGCCCTGTGGGAGGCCTGTCCCGGCATCCGCCTGCGCGAAGCCGACCGTCCCGAGGCCATCGCGGCCTATCTGGCCCTGAATCCCGGCCTGAGTTTCGTGGCCGAGGATGAGGGCCGCGTGGTGGGGGGAGTGATTGCCGGACACGACGGACGGCGTGGCTCGCTCCAGCATGTGGTGGTGGAAGCCGGCCACCGGCGGCGCGGCCTGGGACGCACTCTGGTGCGGCACTGCCTGGATGCGCTGGCCGCCGAAGGCATTCTCAAGAGCCACATCTACATTCAGCTGAACAACACCGGGGCCGAAGCCTTCTGGCGCAGTTGCGGCTGGTTCCTGCGGGACGACATCAAGATGTTCTCCTGCGTACACGGCGACAACCCGGACGCCTGA